In Humulus lupulus chromosome 6, drHumLupu1.1, whole genome shotgun sequence, a single genomic region encodes these proteins:
- the LOC133786029 gene encoding uncharacterized protein LOC133786029 — MESENVFDIYSALEAPVAPSSRKKTSKRHPGESSKVPQAKKPCNAGLSKDGSLANANPPSPQEQQTPPAPARSTPSPAAPTDQTQQAGPASTGGDITSRAFRSVKDRVAKIVKHDRFQEAMDVEQILNCALNEFSSAKSLEQRHADELKAAEAKYAEQLAAVLEEKNKLVKELREKKNSLDKAIEQRDQFKESNRANYHATKKLEEDLAVSKQETTTLEGRIKGLEKANASNLERHKNATL, encoded by the exons ATGGAGTCTGAGAACGTGTTCGACATTTACAGTGCCCTTGAGGCTCCTGTGGCTCCCTCGAGTAGAAAGAAAACAAGCAagaggcatcctggggaaagcagtaaagTGCCTCAGGCTAAGAAGCCTTGTAATGCAGGCCTCTCGAAGGATGGATCCTTAGCCAACGCAAATCCACCTTCTCCTCAAGAGcagcagactccccctgctccagcCAGGTCGACTCCATCTCCAGCGGCCCCAactgaccagactcagcaggccgGTCCTGCTTCGACTGGGGGCGACATAACTAGCCGCGCCTTTAGATCGGTCAAGGACAGGGTCGCAAAAATTGTAAAGCACGACCGCTTCCAAGAGGCGATGGACGTCGAGCAGATCTTAAACTGCGCCTTGAACGAGTTttccagt GCCAAATCTTTGGAGCAACGACACgctgatgaactcaaagctgccgaagcaAAATATGCCGAACAGCTTGCAgcggtgctcgaggagaagaataaaCTGGTTAAGGAGTTGAGAGAGAAGAAAAATTCTCTGGACAAAGCCATCGAGCAGAgggaccagttcaaggagtctaaccgcgcCAATTACCACGCGACTAAAAAGCTCGAGGAGGACTTGGCTGTGAGTAAacaagagactacaaccttggagggtCGGATCAAGGGGcttgagaaggccaatgccagCAATTTAGAGAGGCACAAGAATGCCACACTCTGA